A region of Rhodospirillales bacterium DNA encodes the following proteins:
- a CDS encoding carboxylesterase/lipase family protein — protein MNTPAAGAARSDAADAAPTPAVETASGRIRGLVVDGCHVFKGIPYGASTAGANRFMPPRPPAPWTGVRDCFAYGGRSPQAPAAAQRPELATVWGPVDTLPVGEDCLTLHVWTPAPDGAKRPVMVWLHGGAFSYGSANSPRYDSVNLARRNDVVVVAVNHRLNIFGHLDLSTVGGDRFAASGNAGLLDLVAALEWVRDNAARFGGDPGNVTIFGQSGGGGKVSALLGMPKARGLFHKAIIQSGASVRFAERERTTRLADGVLKHLELGVGDVDALQTLPLERLLAAVEPAQRTLPRPRFPLLDRYNFGPVVDGAILPAHPFDPAAPAISDGVPLMIGDTKDESAIFLAPDDSVWNRTVTEDDLRARLAAVAGPWTDDALALYRARDPGASPSDRLITALTASNFHVRTVMLAERKAARGKAAVHMYRLDWETPAFDGRLKSPHSVDVPFVFDTLGVIGATGRKAGAQSLAARISRTWTTFARTGAPDNAAIPAWPAYTAERRATMVFDDSCRVEDDPDADARRLWHDVAAA, from the coding sequence ATGAACACTCCCGCAGCCGGCGCCGCGCGCAGCGATGCCGCCGACGCCGCGCCGACGCCGGCCGTCGAGACCGCGTCCGGAAGGATTCGCGGCCTCGTCGTCGACGGCTGCCACGTGTTCAAGGGAATCCCTTACGGCGCGTCGACCGCGGGCGCCAATCGGTTCATGCCGCCGCGCCCGCCGGCGCCTTGGACGGGCGTGCGCGACTGCTTCGCCTACGGCGGCCGCTCGCCGCAGGCGCCGGCCGCGGCGCAACGGCCGGAGCTCGCGACGGTGTGGGGGCCGGTCGACACGCTGCCGGTGGGCGAGGACTGCCTGACGCTGCATGTCTGGACGCCGGCGCCCGACGGGGCGAAACGGCCGGTGATGGTGTGGCTGCATGGCGGCGCCTTCTCGTACGGCTCGGCCAACTCGCCGCGCTACGACAGCGTGAATCTGGCACGGCGCAACGACGTGGTCGTCGTCGCCGTGAACCACCGCCTCAACATCTTCGGCCATCTCGACCTGTCGACCGTCGGCGGCGACCGATTCGCGGCGTCCGGCAACGCCGGCCTGCTCGACCTCGTCGCGGCGCTGGAATGGGTGCGCGACAACGCCGCGCGCTTCGGCGGCGATCCCGGCAATGTCACGATCTTCGGCCAGTCCGGCGGCGGCGGGAAGGTCAGCGCCCTGCTCGGCATGCCGAAGGCCCGGGGCCTGTTCCACAAGGCGATCATCCAGAGTGGCGCGAGTGTGCGCTTCGCCGAGCGCGAGCGCACGACACGGCTCGCCGACGGCGTCCTGAAGCACCTCGAGCTCGGCGTCGGCGACGTCGACGCGCTACAGACGCTACCCTTGGAACGGCTCCTGGCGGCGGTCGAACCGGCGCAGCGGACGCTGCCGCGGCCGCGCTTTCCTTTGCTCGACCGCTACAATTTCGGACCGGTGGTAGACGGCGCGATCCTGCCGGCGCACCCCTTCGATCCGGCAGCGCCCGCGATCTCGGACGGCGTGCCGCTGATGATCGGCGACACCAAGGACGAGAGCGCGATCTTCCTCGCGCCCGACGACTCCGTATGGAACCGCACCGTGACCGAGGACGATCTGCGCGCGCGGCTCGCGGCGGTTGCGGGCCCGTGGACCGACGATGCGCTGGCGCTCTACCGCGCGCGCGATCCCGGGGCGTCGCCGAGCGACCGTTTGATCACCGCGTTGACCGCGTCGAACTTCCACGTCCGCACGGTGATGCTGGCCGAGCGCAAGGCCGCGCGCGGCAAGGCGGCGGTCCACATGTACCGCCTCGACTGGGAGACGCCGGCGTTCGACGGACGCTTGAAGTCGCCGCACTCCGTGGACGTGCCCTTCGTGTTCGATACGCTGGGCGTGATTGGCGCCACCGGCCGCAAGGCGGGCGCGCAGTCGCTGGCCGCCCGGATCTCGCGCACGTGGACGACCTTCGCCCGCACGGGAGCGCCGGACAACGCCGCCATTCCCGCATGGCCCGCCTACACGGCGGAGCGGCGCGCGACGATGGTGTTCGACGATTCCT